A stretch of the Halomonas sp. BDJS001 genome encodes the following:
- a CDS encoding efflux RND transporter permease subunit gives MKVPRGPLAWMVDHGVAPNLLMVLFIVGGLMASLAIKKEVFPEFDIEVVQVSISYPGATPEDVEQSLLLPVEAAIADVEGIDELTATASEGSASVNATLIDGVDVMRAYQDIQQAVNAITTLPSAADPPRFTLAGRSRSVLSLQVYGQVGLEALHNAAEDVRGELQATSGISRAELSGNREREIQVHLDEEAIERYGLDHQELASRIAEEALDLASGQLTTAEGEWLIRYQGRRNSAEAFAELPILTSTQGAPITLGEIARVSDGFAETDREEFYNGQPGLSVDVYQIGDQTPTSISQAVNGELERLRAGMPEGVSLDISRDSSEVYEDRLSLLLKNAWMGLALVLVLMALFLEARLAFWVTLGIPTAFLGAMLFLPWIGVSLNMMSMFAFIIALGIVVDDAIIVGENIYSYREEGYSLRDAAVKGASEIATPLTFAILSNIVAFLPLLFLPGFLGLIFATVPVVVVTVFLISWLEALVILPAHLAHSRKPRQTPAWQRPLEALRQRLQGGLQHFTYQQFEPFLQRALNQRLLSISLGIAILLIALSWAMSGRLGFSLMPRVESDQVQATVTLPIGSNISISRELSQQLLDAADALSEREETLSFSSSRSRLDGESLEVRLDIASESLEAWPPSRIAREWRELSGDLLGAQSVRFEADVGGPGSGAALSLRLSHPDTQVLEAAAERLAETLGGYGLTDIDSGLGDGKPQLEMRLSAEGRALGLTGNNLAQALRGPLQGATALEQYVGRSEISVEVRLPNDNRDSLNELYRMPVRTPDGLSVPLSRVADITLSQASSSLERINGRRIITVTADSENDMAINQVLATLQEEEFPSLEATWPGLEVSMGGRQQDTADNLATLKTSMWLMIAALYALLAIPFRSYLQPLLVLAAIPFGIVGAVAGHMIMGFGLSIISLLGMLALSGVVINDALVLIDYANRKRREGMAAREAIVAAATRRLRPIMMTTLTTFLGLAPMILETSRQARFMIPMAISLGFGMLFATVILLILVPCLYLGMENIRERLSSPRQPVLDTKEGAN, from the coding sequence ATGAAGGTGCCACGCGGCCCATTAGCTTGGATGGTGGATCACGGGGTAGCGCCTAATTTACTGATGGTGCTGTTTATCGTCGGCGGCCTAATGGCGTCGCTGGCGATTAAAAAAGAGGTCTTCCCCGAATTCGATATTGAAGTCGTGCAAGTCTCTATCAGCTATCCTGGTGCCACGCCGGAGGATGTGGAACAGAGCCTGCTGCTACCGGTGGAAGCCGCGATTGCTGATGTAGAAGGCATCGACGAGCTGACCGCCACGGCCAGTGAAGGCAGCGCCAGCGTCAACGCCACGCTGATTGATGGTGTGGATGTGATGCGCGCCTATCAGGATATTCAGCAGGCAGTGAACGCCATCACTACCCTGCCCAGCGCTGCCGACCCACCCCGTTTTACCCTGGCGGGGCGCTCCCGCAGCGTGTTGAGCCTGCAGGTATATGGCCAAGTCGGACTGGAGGCACTGCACAACGCGGCCGAAGATGTACGCGGTGAGCTGCAAGCCACTTCCGGCATCTCCCGTGCGGAGCTATCCGGCAACCGCGAGAGGGAGATTCAAGTTCACCTGGACGAAGAAGCCATCGAGCGCTATGGCCTCGATCACCAGGAACTGGCCAGCCGCATTGCCGAAGAAGCCCTTGATCTCGCTAGTGGCCAGCTCACAACGGCAGAAGGCGAGTGGCTGATCCGCTATCAGGGACGACGTAACAGCGCCGAAGCCTTTGCCGAGCTGCCGATTCTGACCAGCACTCAGGGGGCGCCGATTACCCTGGGTGAGATCGCCAGGGTCAGCGATGGCTTTGCCGAAACCGACCGTGAAGAGTTTTATAACGGCCAGCCCGGTCTCTCCGTGGATGTTTACCAGATTGGTGATCAAACCCCGACCAGTATTTCACAAGCGGTCAACGGTGAGCTTGAGCGCCTGCGCGCAGGCATGCCGGAAGGCGTTAGTCTGGATATTTCCCGCGACAGCTCAGAAGTTTACGAAGACCGTCTTAGCCTACTGTTAAAAAACGCCTGGATGGGGCTAGCACTGGTATTGGTACTCATGGCGCTGTTTTTGGAAGCGCGGTTGGCGTTCTGGGTCACTCTGGGGATCCCCACGGCGTTTCTCGGCGCCATGCTGTTTCTGCCCTGGATCGGCGTCTCGCTCAATATGATGTCGATGTTCGCCTTTATTATCGCTCTGGGGATCGTCGTCGATGACGCCATTATCGTCGGCGAGAATATCTACAGCTACCGGGAAGAGGGCTATTCGCTGCGCGATGCCGCAGTCAAAGGCGCCAGCGAAATTGCTACCCCACTAACCTTTGCGATTCTCTCCAATATCGTCGCCTTCCTGCCGCTGCTGTTTTTACCCGGCTTTTTGGGGCTGATTTTTGCCACCGTGCCGGTCGTGGTGGTGACGGTATTCTTGATCTCCTGGCTGGAAGCCCTAGTGATTCTGCCTGCCCACCTGGCGCATAGCCGCAAGCCCCGTCAAACCCCGGCGTGGCAGCGCCCCCTTGAAGCATTGCGCCAACGCCTTCAGGGCGGCCTACAACACTTTACTTATCAACAGTTCGAGCCGTTTCTGCAGCGCGCCCTGAACCAACGCCTGCTGAGTATTTCGCTGGGCATCGCCATTCTGTTGATCGCGCTCTCCTGGGCGATGAGCGGACGGTTGGGTTTCTCGCTAATGCCACGGGTCGAATCGGATCAGGTGCAGGCCACGGTCACCCTACCCATTGGCAGCAATATCAGCATTAGCCGCGAGCTAAGCCAACAGCTGCTCGACGCCGCCGATGCCCTTAGCGAGCGCGAAGAGACCCTTAGTTTTAGCAGTTCACGCAGCCGCCTGGACGGCGAAAGCCTGGAAGTGCGGTTAGATATTGCCAGTGAAAGTCTGGAAGCTTGGCCACCCTCACGCATCGCACGAGAGTGGCGCGAGCTTAGCGGTGATTTGCTCGGCGCCCAGTCAGTGCGTTTTGAAGCCGACGTCGGCGGCCCAGGTAGTGGCGCAGCGCTCAGCCTGCGCCTCTCCCACCCGGATACTCAGGTACTGGAAGCCGCCGCCGAACGGCTAGCGGAAACGCTAGGTGGCTATGGTCTTACAGATATCGATAGCGGCCTGGGGGACGGCAAACCGCAACTAGAGATGCGCCTTTCTGCCGAAGGCCGCGCGTTGGGACTCACGGGTAATAACTTGGCCCAAGCCCTGCGTGGCCCCCTCCAGGGAGCCACCGCGCTTGAGCAGTACGTGGGGCGCAGCGAAATCAGCGTTGAGGTGCGTTTGCCCAATGACAACCGCGACAGCCTGAACGAGCTTTACCGCATGCCGGTGCGCACCCCTGATGGGCTGAGTGTGCCGCTGTCCCGGGTGGCCGACATTACCCTCAGTCAAGCCTCTAGCAGCCTTGAACGCATTAACGGGCGGCGGATTATTACCGTCACCGCCGATTCCGAAAACGATATGGCCATCAACCAAGTGCTCGCCACGCTCCAGGAAGAGGAGTTCCCCAGTCTGGAAGCGACCTGGCCGGGGCTTGAAGTCAGCATGGGTGGTCGTCAGCAGGACACCGCCGACAACTTAGCCACGCTAAAAACTTCCATGTGGTTAATGATTGCCGCGCTCTATGCGCTATTGGCTATTCCGTTTAGAAGCTACCTACAGCCACTGCTGGTGTTGGCCGCGATCCCCTTTGGCATTGTGGGTGCCGTCGCTGGGCATATGATCATGGGCTTTGGGCTATCCATCATTAGCCTGCTGGGGATGCTGGCGCTTTCAGGCGTGGTCATCAACGACGCTCTGGTGCTGATCGACTACGCCAACCGCAAACGCCGCGAAGGTATGGCCGCCCGGGAAGCCATTGTGGCGGCAGCCACCCGCCGCCTGCGGCCAATAATGATGACCACGCTGACGACCTTTTTAGGCCTGGCGCCAATGATTTTGGAAACCTCGCGGCAGGCGCGCTTTATGATCCCCATGGCGATCTCGCTCGGCTTCGGTATGCTTTTCGCCACCGTGATACTGCTGATCCTGGTACCCTGCCTCTATCTGGGTATGGAGAATATTCGCGAACGCCTCAGCTCACCGCGCCAGCCCGTACTGGATACAAAAGAGGGAGCCAACTGA
- a CDS encoding ATP-binding protein: MALLTAIRQWRPSRLGLKLFVIILSVNVAISASMFLAVSYSIDRGFLDYLNQAQERRATLLADGLVTRWETQQSWEWLEQSPERWPFIVRFELGQEHSDRPSPLGEARDFTLRAEDGRFVVPPRSGREGSGSWHWLTLRSGDTHIGSLGFRPPREMMERMESRFLERQQRNLVLIVVSLCVASLLLAGGLSWWLGRRTRALAGATLRLTEGDYRTRLPERGRDELSRLARDFNVLAATLEASRDARARWVSDTAHELRTPLAVLRGEIEAMQDGIRPLNQENLSSLAQEVGQLERLVADLRLLSQSDAGALDIQLAPMDLSDCLASRLADADRWLVESGLTLTEQIEPGIMIRGDAQRLRQLWNNLLDNSCAYTQPPGELRVTLTAQQGVAVVIWEDTTPGVPEGELARLTERLYRVEGSRSRASGGSGLGLSIASALVNAHGATLTPSSSTLGGLRWTLRFPLLAAD; this comes from the coding sequence ATGGCCTTGCTCACAGCCATACGTCAATGGCGCCCCTCTCGGCTGGGGCTAAAACTGTTCGTCATTATCCTCAGCGTTAACGTAGCGATTTCAGCCAGCATGTTTCTGGCGGTCTCTTACAGTATTGATCGCGGCTTTCTCGACTACCTCAATCAAGCCCAGGAGCGTCGCGCAACGCTGCTGGCTGACGGCCTCGTCACGCGCTGGGAAACCCAGCAGAGCTGGGAGTGGCTGGAGCAGTCACCGGAACGCTGGCCATTTATTGTTCGCTTTGAACTGGGTCAGGAGCATAGTGATCGCCCTTCGCCACTTGGTGAGGCGCGGGACTTCACTCTGCGCGCGGAGGATGGCCGCTTTGTGGTACCCCCCAGGAGCGGGCGGGAAGGCTCAGGCAGCTGGCATTGGCTGACGCTGCGTAGTGGTGACACTCATATCGGCTCGTTGGGTTTTCGCCCTCCGCGAGAGATGATGGAGCGCATGGAGAGCCGCTTCCTGGAGCGCCAACAGCGCAATCTCGTGCTTATTGTAGTATCACTCTGCGTTGCCTCGCTGCTGTTAGCGGGTGGGCTCTCCTGGTGGCTGGGACGGCGCACCCGGGCACTGGCGGGCGCCACCTTGCGGCTTACCGAGGGCGACTACCGCACACGACTGCCCGAGCGTGGCCGCGATGAGCTGTCGCGCTTGGCGCGCGACTTCAACGTCTTGGCAGCCACCCTGGAAGCCAGCCGCGATGCCCGCGCCCGCTGGGTATCCGACACCGCTCACGAGCTGCGCACGCCGCTGGCGGTGCTGCGCGGCGAGATCGAAGCCATGCAGGATGGCATTCGCCCGCTGAACCAGGAGAACCTTAGCTCCCTCGCCCAAGAGGTGGGGCAGCTAGAGCGCTTAGTCGCGGATTTGCGCCTGCTGTCGCAGAGCGACGCGGGCGCGCTGGATATTCAACTGGCGCCGATGGATCTTAGCGACTGCCTCGCCAGCCGCCTGGCCGACGCCGACCGCTGGCTAGTCGAAAGCGGTTTAACGCTGACCGAACAGATCGAACCTGGCATTATGATTCGTGGCGATGCCCAGCGCCTGCGCCAACTCTGGAACAACCTGTTGGACAACAGCTGCGCCTACACCCAGCCGCCGGGAGAGCTACGGGTCACGCTTACCGCGCAGCAGGGAGTGGCAGTGGTCATCTGGGAAGACACTACGCCGGGCGTACCGGAAGGTGAATTAGCTCGCCTGACCGAGCGGCTCTATCGTGTGGAAGGCTCGCGCAGCCGTGCCAGCGGCGGCAGCGGTTTAGGACTTTCGATTGCCAGCGCCCTGGTTAATGCCCACGGCGCAACGCTAACCCCCTCTAGCTCCACGCTGGGTGGGCTACGCTGGACGCTACGTTTTCCGCTGTTGGCTGCTGATTAA
- a CDS encoding efflux RND transporter periplasmic adaptor subunit translates to MTLSRYYATNQHGRIRLGAVVALLVLIATLTLAWWIITQPPRIERTPPPAPLPSMVDIVTVKASSQAPSLYAFGRVEAEQETMLASRVAGQLERFAEGVVPGQVVEQQAPVAYIDQADLQLALEDAEAQLANAQAQLALEQAEQQRARSEYESFGRQLSAERRALVLREPQLRQAQSQVTQARVARDQAALNVERATLTAPWRAMVQERLVGAGSLLSQGTEVLHLVGVEQFWVRASLPGEWTEWLEAGTNVTLTSRGWPEGATREGTLVSMLPSLEENGLQAQLLITVNDPLALETDGPALRLGDVLRASFQPAVQEQLISLPSAALRPGDVTWRVDEENRLRRTPVTLAYRGEDDALIRDGLETGQQVVTAGLAQPREGQLVRIRRPSDTPAQAGNEPGDES, encoded by the coding sequence ATGACTCTTTCTCGCTATTACGCTACGAATCAACATGGCCGCATTCGCTTGGGTGCCGTAGTTGCTTTATTGGTTCTTATTGCCACTTTGACCCTTGCTTGGTGGATTATTACCCAACCGCCGCGTATAGAGCGTACCCCACCGCCAGCGCCTTTGCCTAGTATGGTAGACATCGTCACGGTGAAAGCGAGTTCACAGGCACCGAGTCTGTACGCCTTTGGGCGCGTTGAAGCAGAGCAGGAAACAATGCTGGCCAGCCGTGTGGCGGGCCAGTTGGAGCGTTTTGCCGAGGGTGTTGTCCCCGGTCAGGTAGTCGAGCAGCAAGCGCCGGTTGCCTATATTGACCAAGCTGACTTACAGCTAGCCCTTGAAGATGCCGAGGCGCAGCTCGCCAACGCCCAGGCCCAATTAGCGTTAGAGCAGGCAGAGCAGCAGCGGGCGCGCAGCGAGTACGAATCCTTTGGCCGCCAGCTCTCAGCAGAGCGACGGGCGCTAGTGTTGAGAGAGCCCCAACTGCGTCAAGCCCAGTCTCAGGTCACCCAAGCACGCGTGGCCCGCGACCAAGCGGCGCTGAATGTTGAGCGCGCTACCCTCACCGCTCCCTGGCGGGCCATGGTGCAAGAACGCTTGGTCGGTGCCGGCAGTTTACTCAGCCAAGGTACCGAGGTGCTGCACTTGGTTGGCGTTGAGCAATTTTGGGTGCGCGCCTCGCTCCCCGGAGAGTGGACAGAGTGGTTGGAAGCAGGTACCAACGTTACCTTAACCAGCCGTGGCTGGCCTGAGGGCGCAACACGCGAAGGAACCCTGGTCTCAATGCTCCCTAGCCTTGAAGAGAATGGCCTGCAGGCTCAACTGTTGATCACCGTTAACGACCCGCTCGCCCTAGAGACCGACGGCCCTGCCCTGCGCCTGGGCGATGTCCTACGCGCCTCTTTTCAACCGGCTGTCCAGGAGCAGCTTATTTCTTTGCCGTCTGCGGCTCTGCGCCCAGGTGACGTAACGTGGCGGGTAGATGAAGAGAATCGCCTGCGTCGAACACCGGTCACCCTGGCTTACCGCGGCGAAGATGATGCTTTAATCCGTGACGGCTTGGAAACTGGCCAGCAGGTTGTTACTGCCGGCTTGGCCCAGCCAAGAGAGGGCCAATTAGTACGTATCCGCCGCCCCAGCGATACCCCGGCTCAAGCAGGCAATGAACCGGGAGACGAATCATGA
- a CDS encoding response regulator translates to MSDAASLLIVEDEPKIARLMADYLTTHGFEVTTLGHGDEVMPWLAQHSPALVLLDIMLPGKDGLTLSREIRQKWPTIAIIMVTAKVEEVDRLLGLELGADDYICKPFSPREVVARVKAVLRRSQAAADAPAEVQNAPVVLNEDGWQALAHGQDLGLTAVEFQLLRVMMQAPGRIFSREQLMDHMYRDNRIVSERTVDSHIKKLRKKIHEALPELEIIRSVYGVGYKYQPEG, encoded by the coding sequence ATGTCTGATGCTGCCTCTTTACTGATTGTTGAGGATGAACCGAAGATTGCCCGCCTAATGGCAGACTACTTAACCACCCACGGTTTTGAGGTGACGACCCTGGGTCACGGCGATGAGGTGATGCCGTGGCTGGCGCAGCACTCCCCTGCGTTAGTGCTACTCGATATCATGCTACCTGGTAAAGATGGCCTCACCCTCAGCCGGGAAATACGTCAAAAGTGGCCTACCATTGCGATCATTATGGTCACCGCCAAGGTAGAAGAGGTGGATCGATTGCTGGGGTTGGAACTGGGCGCCGATGATTATATCTGCAAGCCGTTCAGTCCCCGGGAAGTCGTCGCCCGGGTGAAAGCGGTACTACGCCGTAGCCAAGCGGCGGCCGATGCCCCAGCCGAGGTGCAAAACGCACCGGTGGTATTAAACGAAGATGGCTGGCAGGCGCTCGCCCACGGGCAGGATTTAGGCCTAACGGCGGTGGAGTTCCAGCTATTGCGAGTAATGATGCAGGCGCCGGGGCGTATCTTCAGCCGCGAGCAGCTAATGGATCACATGTACCGCGACAACCGCATCGTCTCGGAGCGCACCGTAGACAGCCACATCAAAAAGCTGCGCAAGAAGATCCACGAAGCGCTGCCTGAACTGGAAATTATCCGTTCGGTGTATGGCGTCGGCTATAAGTATCAGCCGGAGGGGTAA
- a CDS encoding AbrB family transcriptional regulator, with protein sequence MLKRTVITVGLGFVGGCLATLFSLPLAWMLGSLFMVMGLSLMGVKTGVDKRLHRTAIALLGLFIGSRIQADELVGLVLWYPSVLAMLVYMGLMLIGGFWIFNRASVGRMNAIFCSYPGSMNSALVLAERANGDLRWIAISHSLRLVTVVSGAAFVASFFVEDVTLNSSPSALAWVDILPLLLAPLCWWLARLLRIPLPEFLGPMAAGAIIANLGFDYSLPTGIVLAAFLVLGASVGSRFSGTQWSQVVSMGRYGITFALFALVVAALMAWLVSSFTPLAFVAVLLALIPGGVGEMAVIAMVMGIDPVYVVSHHILRLLLLIFMTPLMLRMVNQPLK encoded by the coding sequence ATGTTGAAAAGAACTGTCATCACCGTTGGTTTGGGTTTTGTGGGTGGCTGCTTGGCCACCCTTTTTTCATTGCCCTTGGCTTGGATGCTTGGGTCTCTGTTTATGGTGATGGGCTTATCACTGATGGGAGTAAAAACAGGTGTCGATAAGCGCCTGCATCGCACCGCCATCGCACTGCTAGGGCTATTTATCGGGAGTCGAATCCAAGCAGATGAACTCGTAGGATTAGTGTTGTGGTACCCCAGTGTGCTGGCAATGCTGGTTTATATGGGACTAATGCTGATCGGCGGATTCTGGATTTTTAACCGAGCAAGTGTAGGGCGGATGAACGCTATTTTTTGCTCGTATCCCGGGAGTATGAACTCAGCGCTGGTGCTGGCTGAACGTGCTAACGGGGATTTACGCTGGATCGCTATCTCTCACTCACTACGCTTAGTCACCGTCGTTTCTGGTGCGGCTTTTGTGGCGAGTTTTTTTGTTGAGGATGTGACTCTCAACAGTTCTCCATCAGCACTGGCCTGGGTCGATATTTTGCCTCTGTTGTTGGCACCACTGTGTTGGTGGTTAGCGCGCTTGTTAAGAATTCCCCTGCCTGAGTTTTTAGGGCCCATGGCCGCAGGGGCCATTATTGCTAACCTTGGCTTTGACTACTCCCTGCCAACAGGGATAGTGCTTGCAGCCTTTCTGGTGTTGGGGGCTTCGGTAGGCTCGCGTTTTTCAGGAACACAGTGGTCGCAGGTGGTCAGCATGGGGCGCTATGGGATTACTTTTGCTCTATTTGCGTTGGTGGTCGCGGCGCTAATGGCGTGGTTGGTTTCAAGTTTTACCCCTCTCGCCTTCGTTGCCGTCCTGCTGGCGTTAATTCCTGGTGGGGTAGGGGAAATGGCGGTGATCGCCATGGTGATGGGTATCGACCCGGTTTATGTGGTCTCCCATCACATACTGCGCCTACTATTACTGATCTTTATGACCCCGCTAATGTTGCGAATGGTCAATCAGCCGCTTAAATAG
- a CDS encoding sensor histidine kinase gives MNKRQSIRSRLLLWIGLPFTALAILALISSHLLLSRQINATFDDLLLNAAQRLERRIYTADGELRINMHYFSISTLGSRGEGKIFYRIRESDGDIIAGFSGLTDPPQTSHDPTFYDVDYAGNALRAVALTLPFRRGGEPVDIEVVVAESKEARHTLTNDFMITLTGLMVVTGLLAISIALLAIHLGLAPLNAVSQALRQRSPNDLHALDDAAPKEILPLIQSINHLMQRMRRSIESTQQLNADVSHQLRTPVSEIRALTEMSLKDASQSPAHTSLREIQRIAEHASHTVKQLLKYAKTRSELVDTSHLENVDLIAICHDACAQTAPTIYKRGQELAFDQQKAIPNILGDPIMLRWLVTNLIENASVHAGGPMAYRGVITVALTADARQVTLTVSDEGTGVEEAQLCKLTERFFRHNKNTPGSGLGLAIVEQIATTHSARLALANRPQGGFEVTVTFPAI, from the coding sequence ATGAATAAACGCCAATCGATCCGCAGTCGGCTGCTGTTATGGATTGGGCTGCCTTTCACCGCCCTCGCGATCTTGGCATTGATCTCTAGTCATCTGCTGTTATCTCGGCAAATTAATGCCACCTTTGATGACCTGCTACTTAATGCCGCTCAACGGCTGGAGCGTCGAATTTACACAGCGGATGGTGAACTGCGCATCAATATGCACTATTTCAGCATCAGTACGCTTGGCAGCAGGGGCGAAGGAAAAATTTTCTATCGCATCAGAGAGAGTGACGGCGACATAATCGCAGGCTTTAGTGGTTTGACAGACCCACCCCAAACGTCCCATGACCCCACTTTTTATGATGTCGATTATGCGGGCAATGCGTTAAGAGCCGTTGCGCTTACCCTTCCGTTTCGGCGAGGAGGCGAACCGGTAGACATTGAAGTCGTCGTCGCCGAATCAAAGGAGGCGCGGCATACCCTTACCAACGACTTTATGATAACGCTCACAGGGTTAATGGTCGTTACAGGATTACTAGCCATTTCAATTGCACTTTTAGCCATTCACCTTGGGTTAGCACCTCTTAACGCGGTTAGCCAAGCCTTGCGACAACGTTCACCGAATGACTTGCATGCATTGGATGATGCAGCTCCAAAAGAGATCCTGCCGCTAATCCAGAGTATTAATCATTTAATGCAGCGTATGCGGCGTAGTATTGAAAGCACTCAGCAGCTCAATGCCGATGTCTCGCATCAACTTAGAACACCTGTCTCAGAGATCCGCGCGTTAACCGAAATGTCGCTTAAAGACGCATCCCAATCACCCGCTCATACTAGCCTGCGAGAGATTCAGCGCATCGCTGAGCATGCCAGCCATACCGTTAAGCAGCTGCTTAAATATGCCAAAACACGCAGCGAATTAGTCGATACGTCTCACCTCGAAAATGTCGACTTAATCGCCATTTGCCATGATGCCTGTGCTCAGACTGCCCCTACTATTTATAAACGAGGCCAAGAACTCGCCTTTGATCAACAGAAAGCAATACCCAACATTTTGGGCGACCCCATTATGCTGCGCTGGTTGGTGACCAACCTCATCGAAAATGCCAGCGTGCATGCGGGTGGCCCCATGGCCTATAGAGGCGTTATAACCGTTGCACTAACGGCTGACGCGCGCCAGGTAACATTAACGGTTAGCGATGAGGGTACCGGCGTGGAGGAAGCGCAGCTTTGCAAATTGACGGAACGTTTTTTCCGCCACAACAAAAATACGCCTGGAAGCGGATTAGGTCTGGCCATTGTGGAACAAATTGCAACGACGCACTCTGCCCGCTTAGCGTTAGCAAATCGCCCCCAGGGCGGCTTTGAAGTCACGGTGACGTTCCCCGCTATTTAA
- a CDS encoding response regulator transcription factor, whose translation MKALVVEDNVNLANSIAATLSEAAFSIDVADDGRKALHMLEQGGYDLLVLDLGLPELDGISLLRTLRHQQNTIPVLIISARDSLDQRIHGLEVGADDYLCKPFSLEEVTARARALVRRAKHFGGETLQCGRLEFLPDAMELRLDGKPVLLHRRELEVMEYLLINQNRLVNKDQIIDRLSTSDESVSYAAVETYISRIRKKIGYDFGLKTVRGLGYYLEAKDCEPKDVKAPDNE comes from the coding sequence ATGAAGGCGCTCGTAGTAGAAGACAACGTTAATTTAGCCAACTCTATTGCAGCCACACTTAGCGAGGCTGCCTTTAGCATTGATGTCGCCGACGATGGAAGAAAAGCACTTCATATGCTCGAACAGGGCGGATACGACCTGTTGGTGTTGGATCTTGGCCTGCCTGAACTGGATGGCATCTCCCTACTACGCACCTTACGCCACCAGCAGAATACGATCCCTGTCTTGATTATTTCGGCACGCGACAGCCTGGATCAGCGCATACATGGTCTTGAAGTGGGCGCAGACGACTATCTATGCAAGCCTTTTTCGCTGGAAGAAGTGACTGCACGTGCCCGAGCGTTAGTGCGGCGTGCCAAGCACTTTGGCGGAGAAACGCTGCAGTGTGGGCGCTTAGAGTTTTTACCCGATGCCATGGAGCTGCGGCTTGATGGCAAACCCGTGCTGTTGCATCGCCGCGAGTTAGAAGTCATGGAGTACCTGCTGATTAACCAAAATCGCCTCGTTAATAAGGATCAAATTATCGACCGACTATCTACCTCAGATGAGTCGGTCAGCTACGCCGCAGTGGAAACTTACATCTCCCGGATTCGTAAAAAAATCGGCTACGATTTCGGCTTAAAAACGGTACGCGGCCTGGGCTATTACCTGGAAGCTAAAGACTGCGAACCTAAAGACGTGAAAGCCCCTGACAATGAATAA